A region of Chitinivibrionales bacterium DNA encodes the following proteins:
- a CDS encoding 3-deoxy-7-phosphoheptulonate synthase, translating to MKKSLNVKKLSEWGIPFQKKFFIAGPCSAESEEQVIATAQELSRHTVSVFRAGIWKPRTRPGTFEGVGAEGLKWLKQAGKITGLPVATEVANARQLEQCLKKGIDMIWIGARTSTNPFAVQDIADALKGADIPVLIKNPMNADVELWLGAIERINKAGITRIMALHRGFATYRQDRYRNQPIWRVPIELRRRFPKLPIICDPSHICGNRKYISEIAQEALDFLFDGLMIEVHRNPDKALSDAKQQLTPRQYGNLIKNLKIKDISLEENDFNEKLSLLRNDIDTIDNNIIALLGKRMDDVKQIGELKQQNKVSLLQPARWDQIVKSRIDQAKEHSLNPDFVRDIYEHIHEEALTIQEEMGKAME from the coding sequence ATGAAAAAAAGTCTCAATGTCAAAAAACTCTCCGAGTGGGGGATTCCGTTTCAGAAGAAGTTTTTTATTGCCGGCCCCTGCAGTGCCGAATCTGAAGAACAGGTTATTGCGACTGCGCAGGAGTTGTCCAGGCATACTGTTTCCGTATTCAGGGCGGGTATATGGAAACCCAGGACTCGGCCGGGCACTTTTGAGGGTGTTGGCGCCGAGGGGCTGAAATGGCTTAAACAGGCCGGAAAAATAACCGGTCTTCCGGTGGCAACAGAGGTCGCAAATGCCCGCCAGCTCGAGCAGTGTCTGAAAAAAGGGATCGATATGATCTGGATCGGCGCACGAACATCGACCAACCCCTTTGCAGTCCAGGATATTGCCGATGCCCTTAAAGGCGCCGATATACCGGTCCTGATAAAAAACCCCATGAATGCAGATGTCGAACTTTGGCTCGGGGCGATCGAACGGATCAACAAGGCGGGTATCACCCGGATCATGGCCCTCCACCGGGGGTTCGCCACCTACCGTCAGGACAGATACCGCAATCAGCCGATCTGGCGGGTCCCGATCGAGCTGCGGCGGCGCTTTCCGAAATTACCCATTATCTGCGATCCGAGTCATATCTGCGGAAACAGGAAATATATCTCCGAGATCGCCCAGGAAGCTCTCGACTTTCTCTTTGACGGCCTCATGATCGAAGTACACCGGAATCCCGACAAAGCCCTGAGCGACGCCAAACAACAGTTGACTCCCAGGCAGTACGGAAACCTGATTAAAAACCTGAAAATTAAAGATATCTCCCTTGAAGAAAACGATTTTAACGAAAAACTGAGCCTCCTCCGTAACGATATCGATACGATCGACAATAATATTATCGCCCTTCTGGGCAAACGGATGGATGACGTAAAGCAGATCGGTGAATTGAAACAGCAGAATAAAGTCTCGCTTCTTCAGCCTGCCCGATGGGACCAGATTGTCAAAAGCAGAATCGACCAGGCAAAGGAACATAGTCTCAATCCCGATTTTGTGCGCGATATTTACGAACATATTCACGAAGAGGCATTGACTATACAGGAGGAAATGGGGAAAGCAATGGAGTGA
- a CDS encoding bifunctional precorrin-2 dehydrogenase/sirohydrochlorin ferrochelatase — protein MLHYSNTPSPQLFSCAMYPIYLKLTEKPCLVVGGGTVAERKIASLIEEGARITVIAPEVTPSIVARAKEKKIETLHKRRYNKGEAKDYFLIIAATGDAETNKVVSMDAHEAERLVNVVDVPDLCSFYVPARVTKGNLSIAISTAGSFPGMAKKIRKELEPLFPDTYAPLLEVLNNFRCELKKREPSSKKRMDIYRRIGESSELQEYLKGNTQPLERLLAQCRYY, from the coding sequence GTGCTCCATTACTCCAATACTCCATCACCCCAACTCTTTTCATGTGCTATGTATCCGATCTATCTGAAACTGACCGAGAAGCCCTGCCTTGTTGTAGGCGGGGGAACCGTTGCCGAGCGCAAGATCGCCTCCCTTATCGAAGAAGGGGCCCGGATAACCGTAATCGCTCCTGAAGTAACACCATCGATTGTCGCCCGGGCCAAGGAAAAGAAAATTGAAACATTACACAAGCGTCGTTATAATAAAGGTGAAGCAAAGGATTATTTTCTCATAATTGCGGCAACCGGCGATGCAGAGACCAATAAAGTCGTCAGTATGGACGCCCATGAGGCGGAACGGCTTGTTAACGTCGTCGATGTGCCTGATTTATGCAGCTTTTACGTGCCCGCACGGGTAACAAAAGGCAATCTCTCCATTGCAATCTCGACTGCGGGTTCATTTCCCGGGATGGCAAAGAAGATCAGAAAAGAGCTGGAACCGCTTTTTCCCGATACCTACGCTCCCCTGCTGGAGGTGCTGAATAATTTTCGTTGCGAACTTAAAAAGCGGGAACCGTCCTCAAAAAAACGGATGGATATTTATCGGCGTATCGGAGAGTCATCAGAACTACAGGAATATCTTAAAGGGAATACACAACCGCTGGAAAGGCTTTTAGCGCAGTGCAGATACTACTGA